The DNA region catcggtgtactcttccacagcacctcgtccctcggacgcaccgagcccgtcgactctctccccgtgtcgtccttctcgctagccgcgtcttccgctcgacttcatgttctcctaaactcctgcacacttagacacataggttaaaccaaacatgacataacttaacttgtttgatcacatcaaaaaaatctTAGGGTTCCAACAGTATAATGGTAAGTCACCAGTGGATATGTATTTACCGTTATTGGTGGAGAGTGTCATGGAAATCCAGGAAACAAACTTACATAGCTCGATCAACTATGGAATTTGAGTTTATAGCTTTAGATAAAGCCGCAGAAGAAGCTAAATGGCTCTGCAACCTCTTAGAAGGTATCCCATGTTTGAAAAATTCAGTGATTACCATGAtgatatattgtgataatcaattGACAATTGATATATTACGATAATCAATCAGTAATTGGACGGGTACAAAATAGCTTGTATAATGGTAAATCACGACATATTCGTCGATGAcacaataccattaggcagttgatctctaACGGAATTATCTCTGTCAATTATGTCAAATCGAAAGATAACTTAGCAGATCCAATTACAAAAGGTTTGAATAGAGATCAAATATATTgcacatcaagaggaatgagattaaaaatttacaaacaagaatattcatagtgattacccaaccttgttgattgaagatcccaagatcttggttcaatggaaCAACTAAATTATAAAAGTTCGCGTGAGCATTTGGACTAGTTTCCGTCTCATTCCCAGGATGGAAAAGTGCTACCTACGATATGTAGTGATGTTAGGTTATAAACTTTTAATGACTTCTATACTTGAAAAAATatagtatggtaggatactcttcaTAGGAGGTCACTTATATAAGTATAAAGATGAGttgcttcaatgaaacacttatGAATCCAAGATGTTGTCTATGGTCAAAATGGATAAAAAAGTGAGAACCATAAAGAAGTGAGAAATGCTATTGTATGATACCATTGTCTTGGTTTACACGAACGATTGAGTAGTGCAAGACATCACGTTTACTAAGGAGCCTAGTAAATCCGATGATACTttactacggaaggttcaaagttGCAAACTATCTCTCCTGATGCAATAATCTTTCGATTGAACTCTCCTTAGGTTATAATATGCATGTATTAATTTTTATTCATATGGAGGATTGTTGGAAACATAGtatgaatgagaaattaaaaatCTAGATCGTTGGATCAAAATTGACAAATCTAAATCGTTAATTTGAGAAGGCATAATTGCCCTTTTGGATGGGTCAATCTCAATCATTGATTGACATCCAAATGGAAAGACATTATATCTCTTgggaagggatgcaatctaaaccTTCCAATTCAAGTTGAATAGttgagatctaattgaaccaaaGAGATTTTTATATCCTTGCATTTAGTATAAATAAGATCCATCTCGTTTTCATTTTACTCACTCAATTCATTCAAATTCAAAGTAAACATTGCATTCTATACTTGCATTTGGAAAGTTCGAGAAGTTTCTTTCGTTTGGAGGTCTTGTAATTTGCAGTGCTATTATCGCAAGATAAAGTCATTGTATTTTGGGAGATGATTTTCGTGTTTCATGAGCATTATGTGTAGGACAAATTCGTCTTAAAAAGATAGAGTCTAATTTTAATCTCGACTTCATCAAAATAGTATTATACTGTTATTCTATCCATACTTAAATTACACTACTACCAAATCCCAACATATGTTTCAGACTTTCTTAAGTATTATCCTCTCTTTCACAAAACCATATTCAGTTGAAGTAGCATGTGGTAAGTGGACAGTGATTTACCACATATTTAGTTGAAGAATGTTTTTGTTGATTTGCATGGCCCAGCCCAAAATGGTATATTGAATGGTCCAAAGTCCATGATTTCCCCTATTTTAGAAGCAAATTGAAGGGTTTCGCATCTCGATCGAAGAACCCTTTCGAGTTCCGAGATTGCCCAGATTTTGGCTTTCAAAATCCATCTTTTCGAACCGAAGGAGCAGCGATGGAATTGGCCGACAAGGCGGTTGGTTTCTTGCTGACGGCGATTAGCATCTCTATCTTCGTCTACTACACCTTCTGGGTCATCATTCTGGTCAGCTAATTTCTCTTCTGTTTGTTAATCGGCGTATTGGTCTTCCCTACGAACCCTAGAAGAAACAAGGCGTGAGTTTTTTCTGCAGCCGTTCGTTGAGAAGGATCATTTCGTGCACGAGTATTTCCTCCCGCAGGAGTACGCCATCTTGTTGCCTGTATTTGCTGGGGTTGCGCTGCTCAGTTTCTTGTGCGTGTTCGTTGGGTTCGTGATGATCAAGtccaacaacaagaagaaatctGCTTGAAGGAATGCCAAAGAGGCCAGGTTCGAGCTGCTATTCAGGGCGATCTTTTCTCTTGCCGTAATCTGTTTTGACGTTtaattatttcctttttattttgtttctgctACATTGACATATATGCTCTTCTTTTTTCTACTGGCCTAACCATAGATTTGTGACTTAGGAGTGTATATTTATTgtctattttaaataaattttgcattGTATACCTATCTGCCAAAACAACAAGAAAGTAAAAGAACAGTTCCTTGATTTCTTCTACAACCCAATCACTAAAAACAAGCATACCTATCTGCACTGTGGAGATTTGTTGTCGCCTAATGCTAAGCTTATGGCGTGCTCTTGATCATTCAACACGATCCAGTTATCAGAAATTAAAAAAAGGACAGATCAGATAATCTCTTGTCAAAACTGCAAAACTCGTATTCTTTATCATGATTAATCAAGATCATTACTCAATCAAAGGCAGCTGATCATTTCACTGATAGCCTTTCAAAGTGGCTTTTCCTCTTGCAGAGATGATGCTGTCAAAATCAGAATGAAAATATCCTGCCTTTGAGGTGGAGTTGATCTATAAAATAGTGTTAATCCTTCCTATCGGTTGATTCCTTAACATTAAGAATATCTTTGGTCAACTCCTTAACTACCTTATGTCTCCTTGTGATGGATTCTGATGCGATATAGGCATTTGGATGCTGACATTTGTTTTTTCCCCTTGATCCTCAATTAGTTTAAGGAAGCACAATAGTTTCTTTTGGTCTTTTAACTACAAATCATTCCATAAACTAGATCAAATACAGATTAGAATAAACCTGAAGCTTAACATTCAGTTAAACTTTACATAAATTTGCATAAATTTGAAacatgatattggttgttcaatCAAGACTCagctatatatatatcatcatcaCACACATTTTGATAAGTGGTGGCCACCTCAGCAGGTGTCTATGGTTGTGCAGGCTAtcagaactatatatatatatatatatatatatatgaagtgAACTTTCCTACTATCTTGGTTTCAACGTAGAGATTGAAACattattttcagaaattttcattAGATTTCCCTTGCTTGCGCTGGAGTTCCCTCGCTTTAGAATGCCATTTGATTCACTTGTGGTATTACGGTTACTAAGAAACGCTGGTGCTGAAGGGGTGGGAAGGCCGACAAAGTGACTGTTGAGCATAAGCACAACATTTGGATTGGATCTTCTTGCACGCATAGTAAACCTATATGTATGCACCTTAATATTTGCGGAGCTTGACATTGTTCAACTAGACCTTGATCAATCATTTGCAGGGCACTTCCTTGGGTCCAATGGCACCATACCACCTAAAGTGAGATGATAGCATGTCTAGTTAATAACGTAACCTCATTTGAATAAAATGCGTATCAAATTCTCTGACTCAATTGAAGGGAGGATTAGTACTTACATGAGTAACAAGTTCAACTGGATATCCAAATCCTCGATAACCACTATTCTTTTGACCAGTTAAGATCTCCAAGATTAGCACACCATAACTATATACATCTGATTTAGCTGAGAAGAGCCCATGAAGGGCATATTCTGGTGCCATATAGTCACTATCATTAACAAGAAAAACACACTGAGACTTTCTCTaatctttaaaattttctattcatttgAGTGTTAAATTTGATCGACAATGATAAATAGAGTGTCTGCTTATAATGTTCCAGCAATTCTTTGAGTGTTTCCTTGGGTTTCATCTACACCAAAAAGCTTCGCAAGATCGAAATCTAAAATTTTGGGATCCATATTTGCATCTAACAAGATGTTACTGGCTTTTAAGTCCCGATGAATGATCTTCAATGGCGAATCTTCATGAAGATAAAGAAGCCCTCGACTGATGCCCTCAATGATCTTAAACCTTATTGCCCAATCCAACtgctttatttttgatttatctGCACCAACCATATGTAATATTTGGTTACTAATTTTGACGATCATGGTGTGTGCAATAGAGGACTAAATTATTCATGTAATCTTATACACAACCAATCTTAGAACATATATTCCAGAATGGAATTGAACAAGTACACTACTAAGTTCTGTATTAGATTAGCAAACTACTATATGATCGTCAATTGAGGATGTTATCATGCAAAAATGGAGACCGAAACTATACCAAACAAAAACTTTTCAAGACTTGTATTAGCAAGGTAATTATAAACGAGTAGTTTCTCCTCTGATTCCAAGTAGCAGCCCAACAGCCTCACAAGGTTTCTGTGTCGAAGTTTGGCTACCAGAAACACTTCATTTTTCAACTCATCTAGTCCTTGTTCCGAGCTTCTTGAAAGTCTTTTTACTGCTACCTCCTCTCCGTTCTCCAGTGTTCCCTGCTTTCAAGTGTCGCCAGAATTATTAGAATCATCCACAGTTATATACAACATTCGTCAATTCTTAGGATTGACCTTATAAACAGGCCCAAATCCTCCTTCTCCTAGCTTGTTTCTATCAGAAAAGTTGTCCGTAGCTATCCTAATAGCCTCCAGATCAAACAATAGAGATTCTGCCCCTTTTATTTCACGTTGATCCTTATGATCTGTTTAAAAGATATTTTTCGTAGTAAAAAATAAGAAGGTATATATGTTCAAATAATAATAGTTCAGTAGTCATACTGAATGTTGCTGTAAGTAGTTTCCGTCTTCGTGCTGTTGCTTTTGTTCTTCGGCGGTAAATAAAAATGGCACAAACGAATAATATTGCTGCAGCAGTAGAGATGGCGCTTAACAGAATTCTTCTCCTAGTGCTGTTGCTTTTTCCTAAGCAAACATGAAAAAGAGATTGAAATTTTACTATATGTCAGACAGTAGCTTGGTGCGAGTTAATGGCAATCAATAAAGCAAATTTCTTGATTTAtcttgcaaaagaaaaaaaaaactatagacTTAACTAGTGCCAAGTGCTAACGGTCTATCTCGAGGATAAGGAGTGGGGGAggtggaaaagaaaagaaaagaaaagggagaaagtAAATTATGAAATCGAAATTAACTATGACATGGGACCTCCCATAATTCCTGGATCTTTACACATTTATTGATAAGGAAGAAATTTACGTTCTTGGTCATATTTTCCTAATTAAAATTGGAGATGAAACTTCAAACAATATTTTTGATGTTTAGGCGATCAGTGGCTGAGACGAGGTACAACGTCTCAAGAAATAGATTGTAGAAGGGGAAAAAAGATTATGACTTTAATACTATCTAAAAGTAATTAGATGTAATAGAGGTATAGATATCAAAGAGGAAAGATATAGACTATATTATTTATAGATATATTGCATTATATGGtaaataatattaagttttaattaacaaaattttagttattgcaaggaaataaattaaattaatcagaGTCATGCTAAATATAAAACAAGTTTAAGCAGCACTTGCCTTTCAATTCATTGCCAGTGGGAGAGGAAGCTGGACTCAGTGACAGCGGGGGAGAGACGACCTCTATAGCAGAAATGTTGTAGAAAGGATACATTTCATATCGAATACTGCAGCTCTGCCCTAACACCCTGCACCCCTGACTCCCGTTGGACACGGTTGGTATGCTCCCCACTGCGTCGAGAAGACAGTTGTAGCAGTCATCGGCGGACAGGTCCCTTGTGCACTGTTCCAGCCCATAAATATTCGTGGAATTCGGTAGGCTCACATTGTCCATCGCAAACATCTTAGGTGAGCTACGTGCTGCCTTCGCGAGACTGTTCACAATGGCGGAGCCAGGCTTTAGACTACCCGGGCTATAGCCCGGGGACCCGGTTAAAATTGTATTAAAGTCTGTTCATCAGATTTCCCAACTGGAAGATGAGGATCCGTGGGTCCGATGCGTTGTGCATCGCGAGGTTTTTTACATAGACGACGTAGGGAATAATGTCGACGGTGGAGAAAAAGTTTTCGTTGGAGTAGCGGAGCATGCAGTGGTTGTACCATACGGTGGAGTTCATTCCGGTGGGGCATCTGTCGGTGATTAGTGTGACGGAGGCATTGAGGCATCCCTGGCAGGCACCGAGAGAGAGGTCACCTTGGCACAACGCCAGGCCGTAGACTTGGTTCGGAGGACGGCCTATCGTGTCGTTATAGAATCCTGCGGCagcggtggtggtggtggtggagaaGATTGAGATTGGCGTGAAATTCACTGTTTGCTGCGTGGTTTGCTTCGGTTGAGCCACATATTAGGCGGAGGGGACCTGTCAAATGAAAAAAATTTAGAGACAAttagcaatatatatatatatatatatatatatatatatatatatatatatataaaagtataaattcTATAAGATCTCCATATAAAATgcattttaaatatccatttgaTGAAACCCCCAACTCTACATCAAAGAGTGACAAGTTTTACTACTAGCGCAAGGTTTTATTGTAATCAACCCTCTATCATTATGTGAAGCTTTGGGCAATCAAATAAGCTTTATATCGTTCAACAGTTCTATTACAATTATACTTCTTGGACGCCCATCTACCTAATATGGAGATGACCAAAGGGAAGGAGGACCAGTGACCAAGTTCTGTTTGCTTCTAATACATCGATACCAGCCTTCATAGTTTATATCCATTACGTCCTTACAAGCCTGCTCACATGTCTTTTGTTCGGCAAGTGACACATATTATAGATGAAAGTTAGTATGAAAAAGGTTAGCATATGACACGTAATTTGATATGGGTTAGTAAATGTTGGATTTAATTGGAAGTGATACATTTGTAACAGGTAGAATTTGATTGATCTGATAATCTTGAAGGTGAGTTGGTATTCTACTTTGTCAAGTGAACCTTCAAAGAATGGTTTTTGACTCTACCGGAGGTTCGGCATACTGCTGAGGGCTATTTGATCAATCAATGAATCTAAATTGAAGTTTGCAAGGCTACAATTATCTAAGCAGATAGACAGTCTAATGATGTCTCTATGTTTGTATCTATAGGTTTTGGTAAGGTTAGGGTACTAATTTCATCATCATTTGATATGATTGAATATGAAAAAATATCTTTAAGGAATATATTATCTCGTGtagctattattttttttcaatcaaagtatataaataataaaccttcactaaaaaaataataatttagggaAAAATCACAACAAGTTTGCCGACAAAAAAAATTCGACCCAAATTAGAAACAAAATCTGCAACAAAAATTTTTCATCGCAAATTCCCAACAAAAATATTTTCGTCTCAAAATTCGTCCTAGATTCtaggacgaattctggattcgtccccaattctgggacgaattttggattCGCccccaattctgggacgaattcagaatttgtcccaaattctgggacaaattcaggattcgtcccagaatcaaaattttttttttaaaaaataatcagaaacattaaataagaacctagagacatcagaatatCATGATACAAGTTTTTATGTGTTCGTATTATTCTTCTAAtcgtaaaaatatcctcatccataattttgaccgaatatattgagtgtagtgattttttaacCTTGAATTAGGTTGTAAATCGGATTAAAAAATCACGACACTAAATATATTAGATTAAAAtaatggatgaagatattttttagATCACTAAAAAATTTGGAATTCATAAAacatgtttcatgaaatttcgacatTCCTAGGTCAATTTTTAGGACTCCgaatgattttttaatttttttaaaaattgtttaaatctGGGACAAATTACTGGGATCGTCCCAacatctgggacgaatccaggaatttgtccccaaatctgattaaaaaaattaaaaagaaaaaa from Zingiber officinale cultivar Zhangliang chromosome 4B, Zo_v1.1, whole genome shotgun sequence includes:
- the LOC121978405 gene encoding cysteine-rich repeat secretory protein 38-like, encoding MDINYEGWYRCIRSKQNLQTTQQTVNFTPISIFSTTTTTAAAGFYNDTIGRPPNQVYGLALCQGDLSLGACQGCLNASVTLITDRCPTGMNSTVWYNHCMLRYSNENFFSTVDIIPYVVYVKNLAMHNASDPRILIFQLGNLMNRL
- the LOC121975555 gene encoding dolichol-phosphate mannose synthase subunit 2-like gives rise to the protein MELADKAVGFLLTAISISIFVYYTFWVIILPFVEKDHFVHEYFLPQEYAILLPVFAGVALLSFLCVFVGFVMIKSNNKKKSA